The following proteins come from a genomic window of Proteiniphilum propionicum:
- a CDS encoding ComEC/Rec2 family competence protein — protein sequence MKVLIGKTPFFRLLIPVIIGIAACSIFPWIVLLTPLTGLTGLSLMLFSYRTKKYNFRLRWLFGAGVFLFLFALSIHQYDEQEHQTRFTFSNGELSYIGIVQDIPENKPRSIAINMKTASPTMRKIILYLEKTDEAMSLKPGDEIVFATQLQPFRNFGNPDDFDYSRFMKIKGFAGFGFVTAGSWRATGRKSFSIPILSQNLRAKALDFYLRFNLDRDAYALLSAITLGYKAYLTDDMKEAFRASGTSHVLAVSGLHVGIIYIIINTMFAFLGKTGKSFNIRQWLVILLLWGYAFIAGMSASVIRAAIMLTIYCLGRISKGRGFTYNTLAAAAFLILIFRPFFIFDISFQMSFGAVFAILYFNPKINSLYRPANRVATYIWELLTVSVSAQLGVFPLVLYYFGTFPTYFFITNILVIPMIGLIIYGTLPLAAMGALNFLQSDILEHSYNFFQWIVKILAEATLKIVYISESIPFAQISDIHITLFQLIVLTFIIFTFTQFLYSKRPGNLIISLSAILLFQLTITHNIMSMPSPKIVVFNHSSKSDIAVVVKNRRIFVEVPHNGLLPHPEKSILRISDDYFDNYIGRERFNTDILILSQKRYFNIEQIHNIFNPSTIVLDSSLPRFTAKKMEMECIRLGIKVHDVAQNGAFSVNF from the coding sequence AAGGTACTGATTGGAAAAACACCCTTCTTTCGTCTATTGATTCCCGTTATAATAGGTATTGCGGCATGTTCAATATTTCCGTGGATAGTACTCTTAACTCCTCTAACTGGCTTGACTGGATTATCCCTGATGCTGTTCTCTTACCGCACAAAAAAGTATAATTTCAGACTCAGATGGCTTTTTGGCGCTGGGGTATTTCTCTTTTTGTTTGCCCTTTCAATACACCAGTATGATGAGCAGGAACATCAAACCAGATTTACCTTTTCCAATGGCGAGCTGAGCTATATTGGCATTGTACAGGATATTCCAGAAAATAAACCCCGATCCATAGCAATAAACATGAAAACAGCATCTCCTACTATGAGGAAAATTATTCTTTACCTGGAAAAAACAGATGAGGCAATGTCTCTGAAACCGGGTGACGAAATTGTTTTTGCCACACAGTTACAACCTTTCCGGAATTTTGGCAACCCTGACGACTTCGACTATTCTAGGTTCATGAAAATAAAGGGTTTTGCCGGATTTGGATTTGTTACTGCCGGCAGCTGGCGTGCAACAGGTAGAAAATCATTCTCAATTCCAATTCTTTCCCAGAATCTCCGTGCCAAAGCACTTGATTTTTACCTCAGATTCAACCTCGACAGAGATGCATACGCTTTATTGTCAGCAATTACTCTTGGTTATAAAGCATACCTGACCGATGATATGAAGGAGGCGTTCAGGGCATCAGGAACTTCGCATGTATTGGCCGTTAGCGGATTGCATGTAGGTATTATATATATTATTATCAATACTATGTTTGCTTTTCTTGGCAAAACAGGAAAAAGTTTTAACATAAGGCAATGGCTGGTAATACTTTTACTTTGGGGATATGCGTTCATTGCCGGGATGTCTGCTTCGGTAATACGTGCTGCAATAATGCTCACTATATACTGCCTTGGAAGAATCAGTAAGGGAAGGGGATTTACATACAACACACTGGCTGCAGCTGCTTTTCTCATACTTATTTTCCGTCCATTCTTCATTTTCGATATTAGTTTTCAGATGAGCTTCGGAGCAGTTTTTGCTATCCTTTATTTTAATCCTAAGATAAATAGTCTTTATCGTCCTGCAAACAGAGTGGCAACATATATATGGGAGTTGCTAACTGTGTCAGTATCGGCACAACTGGGCGTTTTCCCTCTGGTCCTTTACTATTTCGGGACATTCCCAACATATTTCTTTATAACTAACATTCTGGTAATACCAATGATTGGATTAATTATCTATGGAACCCTTCCACTTGCTGCAATGGGAGCACTCAATTTCCTGCAGTCTGATATACTGGAACATTCATATAATTTTTTTCAATGGATTGTGAAGATACTTGCCGAAGCAACATTAAAAATTGTATATATTTCTGAATCAATCCCTTTTGCGCAAATATCGGATATTCACATTACACTATTCCAACTTATAGTGCTCACGTTTATTATCTTTACCTTTACCCAATTTCTCTATTCAAAACGGCCTGGAAATCTCATAATATCACTTTCTGCTATTTTATTATTTCAACTTACCATAACGCACAACATTATGTCTATGCCTTCTCCAAAAATAGTTGTATTTAATCATTCCAGTAAAAGCGATATAGCCGTGGTTGTCAAAAACAGACGCATTTTTGTGGAGGTTCCTCACAACGGACTGCTACCTCATCCCGAAAAAAGTATTCTTCGTATTTCGGATGATTATTTCGACAATTACATCGGCCGGGAGAGGTTTAATA